A genomic region of Gammaproteobacteria bacterium contains the following coding sequences:
- a CDS encoding FAD binding domain-containing protein, whose translation MIEFILNNKIIKTDVNKSITLVDFIRDNKVLKGTKIVCREGDCAACSVLVGELDISENFVKYHTITSCISPLANAHGKHIVTIEGLNQNQKLTPVQSSIKNQNATQCGFCTPGFVIAMTNYCLNPSLNSEEQMLDCIGGNICRCTGYVSLVKAAKDIVSQTQNKGKKYKLQELISEGFIPEYFADTASKLAKIEPKIPNNHSSYIIAGGTDLYVQKADELQIKNQARFTHSESKSSVKIQNGKCILSANATVSDLFNHTELNLSIPNLKDYLRLVSSEPIRNMATIAGNFVNASPIADMSIFCLALDVELILQGLKESRIIALKDFFQDYKKTALQNDEHISQIAFNIPKKSAYFNFEKVSKRRNLDIATVNSAIYLKMENDTVLKANIAIGGVAPIPKYLKKCSEFLINKEINLSTLNQLLEILNQEISPISDVRGTADYKKLLANQIVKQHFLKLFPSSIQFEDVI comes from the coding sequence ATGATTGAATTTATACTTAATAACAAAATAATTAAAACTGATGTGAATAAATCTATAACGCTGGTGGATTTTATTCGCGATAATAAAGTTCTGAAAGGAACTAAAATTGTTTGTAGAGAGGGAGATTGTGCGGCTTGCTCGGTTCTGGTTGGAGAGTTAGATATTTCTGAGAATTTTGTTAAATATCATACAATTACGTCATGCATATCACCTCTTGCCAATGCTCATGGAAAGCATATTGTTACGATTGAGGGGTTGAATCAAAACCAAAAATTAACTCCTGTACAAAGTTCAATTAAAAATCAAAATGCCACTCAATGTGGTTTTTGCACTCCGGGATTTGTAATAGCCATGACGAATTATTGTCTTAACCCAAGTTTGAATTCAGAAGAACAAATGCTGGATTGTATCGGTGGTAATATCTGTCGTTGCACCGGATATGTTTCATTGGTTAAAGCGGCAAAGGATATTGTTTCACAAACTCAAAACAAAGGAAAAAAATATAAATTACAGGAGCTCATTTCAGAAGGTTTTATCCCTGAATACTTTGCAGATACGGCTTCGAAATTAGCAAAAATCGAACCGAAAATACCAAATAACCACTCCTCGTATATCATTGCCGGCGGAACGGATTTATATGTGCAAAAAGCGGATGAACTCCAAATTAAAAACCAAGCAAGGTTTACCCATTCAGAATCCAAAAGTTCAGTCAAAATACAAAATGGTAAGTGTATTCTTTCCGCAAATGCGACGGTTTCGGATTTGTTTAATCATACCGAATTGAATCTTTCAATTCCGAATTTGAAAGATTATTTGAGACTGGTTTCTTCAGAGCCAATTAGAAACATGGCAACAATTGCCGGAAACTTTGTCAATGCATCACCAATTGCAGATATGAGTATCTTTTGTCTAGCTTTGGATGTGGAGTTGATATTGCAAGGTTTGAAAGAGTCAAGAATAATAGCGCTGAAAGATTTTTTTCAAGATTACAAAAAAACAGCTCTGCAAAATGACGAACATATCTCGCAAATTGCATTTAACATTCCAAAGAAAAGTGCATATTTCAATTTTGAAAAAGTCTCAAAACGCCGAAATCTGGACATTGCAACAGTCAATAGTGCAATTTATTTGAAAATGGAAAATGACACGGTTTTAAAAGCCAATATCGCTATTGGTGGTGTGGCTCCGATTCCTAAGTATTTAAAAAAATGCAGTGAATTTTTAATCAATAAAGAAATCAATCTCAGCACTCTCAACCAACTTCTGGAAATTTTAAATCAGGAAATATCGCCGATTTCTGACGTTCGCGGAACTGCTGATTATAAAAAATTACTTGCGAATCAGATTGTTAAACAGCACTTTTTAAAACTTTTCCCAAGCTCAATTCAATTTGAGGATGTGATATGA
- a CDS encoding molybdopterin cofactor-binding domain-containing protein yields MKNIDSNGHVRGESLFIDDIITKSNTLHAAVLSSNVAHANQLKIDISEALTFPGVEAVILAKDIPGENQIGGIILDEPLLAEDEIHFQGQPLAIVVAESNFIARQARKLIKVTCNQLPVITTAKQAKQQGKFINPPRSFGMGDVDKAFAECDYVFEDEAFSNGQEHLYLETQGAYAERMENGCIKLMSSTQGPTVVQRIAARVLGVPMNKIEVDVTRLGGGFGGKEDQATPWACMAALATHLTQKPVKLILDRHDDLKMTGKRHPYESSFKIGLEKNLKIKAFAVEFLQNSGAAADLSPAIAERTLFHATNSYFIPNVKTVVHSCKTNLPPNTAFRGFGGPQGKFVIESAIAKAAEQLEIPAWKIQKANLLQENDEFYYGQIAENVEAQNCWNQFDKTFNINEFQKEIDSFNDTNKQFKKGMALMPICFGISFTNTPMNHARALVHIYQDGSVGISTGAVEMGQGVNTKMLQIAAQTFSIPEQLIKLETTNTTRVANTSPSAASATADLNGKALLKACKALVERLKYVVAEEFAVGVDLIDINNSKVFIQQKETDWDWKKLVFQAFWKRVCLTENAHYATPKIQFDKTKEKGHPFAYHVYGLAAITTTVDCLLGTYEIDSVKIVHDFGISMNPGVDMGQVEGALAQGIGWMTMEEIAYNNEGRLLSNALSTYKIPDIFSIAKDIQIESLKTEGNEMAILKSKAVGEPPLMYGIGAYFAINNAIKAFNSQYQSQFHAPMTPEKVLMRLYGE; encoded by the coding sequence ATGAAAAACATTGATTCCAACGGTCATGTCAGAGGCGAATCTCTGTTTATTGATGACATTATCACGAAATCCAATACTTTACATGCGGCTGTTTTAAGTAGCAATGTTGCTCATGCCAATCAACTGAAAATTGACATATCAGAAGCACTTACATTTCCCGGGGTTGAAGCAGTGATTTTGGCAAAAGATATTCCGGGAGAGAATCAAATTGGCGGAATTATTTTGGATGAACCATTGCTGGCTGAAGATGAAATTCACTTTCAGGGACAACCTTTGGCAATCGTTGTCGCTGAATCCAACTTTATAGCCAGACAGGCCAGAAAATTGATTAAAGTTACTTGTAATCAATTACCGGTCATCACAACAGCCAAGCAAGCAAAACAGCAAGGGAAATTTATAAATCCGCCTCGAAGTTTTGGAATGGGTGATGTTGATAAGGCATTTGCAGAATGTGATTATGTTTTTGAAGACGAAGCCTTTAGCAATGGACAAGAGCATCTTTATCTGGAAACTCAGGGAGCTTATGCGGAAAGAATGGAAAACGGCTGCATTAAACTCATGTCATCCACTCAAGGTCCAACTGTGGTACAAAGAATTGCAGCACGAGTGCTTGGTGTGCCGATGAACAAAATTGAAGTTGATGTCACCCGTTTAGGAGGAGGTTTTGGTGGTAAAGAAGATCAGGCAACTCCATGGGCCTGCATGGCTGCATTAGCAACTCATCTCACTCAAAAGCCGGTTAAACTGATTCTGGACAGGCATGATGATTTAAAAATGACGGGCAAGCGCCATCCTTATGAAAGCTCGTTCAAAATCGGATTGGAAAAAAACTTGAAAATCAAAGCCTTTGCAGTTGAGTTTTTACAAAACTCGGGTGCTGCTGCGGATTTATCTCCGGCGATTGCTGAAAGAACATTATTTCACGCAACCAATAGTTATTTCATTCCTAATGTAAAAACGGTGGTTCATAGTTGCAAAACCAACTTGCCGCCGAATACCGCATTTCGCGGATTTGGTGGACCACAAGGAAAATTTGTTATCGAATCTGCCATCGCAAAAGCAGCAGAGCAATTGGAGATTCCGGCATGGAAAATCCAGAAAGCGAATTTATTGCAGGAAAACGATGAGTTCTATTACGGACAAATTGCCGAGAATGTTGAAGCTCAAAACTGCTGGAATCAATTTGATAAAACATTCAATATCAATGAGTTTCAAAAAGAAATTGATTCGTTTAATGACACAAATAAACAATTCAAAAAAGGCATGGCATTGATGCCAATTTGCTTTGGAATCTCTTTCACCAATACACCGATGAATCATGCCAGAGCATTGGTACATATTTATCAGGATGGCAGTGTCGGTATCAGCACCGGAGCAGTGGAAATGGGGCAGGGTGTTAATACCAAAATGCTACAAATTGCCGCACAGACTTTTTCCATACCGGAGCAATTGATAAAACTGGAAACCACCAATACCACTCGAGTGGCAAATACTTCACCTTCAGCAGCCAGTGCGACTGCTGATTTGAATGGAAAAGCCTTGCTCAAGGCTTGTAAAGCACTGGTAGAACGATTGAAATATGTTGTCGCAGAGGAGTTTGCCGTTGGTGTTGACTTGATTGATATTAACAATAGCAAAGTTTTTATTCAGCAAAAAGAAACGGACTGGGATTGGAAAAAACTGGTGTTTCAGGCTTTCTGGAAACGAGTGTGCTTAACCGAAAATGCACACTATGCAACTCCGAAAATTCAATTCGACAAAACCAAAGAAAAAGGCCATCCCTTTGCTTATCACGTTTACGGACTCGCTGCAATCACTACAACTGTCGATTGTTTGCTAGGTACTTATGAAATTGACAGCGTAAAAATTGTTCATGATTTCGGAATAAGCATGAATCCGGGAGTGGATATGGGTCAGGTTGAAGGGGCTTTAGCTCAGGGTATCGGCTGGATGACGATGGAAGAAATCGCCTACAATAATGAAGGCAGGTTACTTTCCAATGCATTATCGACTTACAAAATTCCGGATATTTTCTCCATAGCCAAAGACATTCAAATTGAATCTCTGAAAACCGAAGGCAACGAAATGGCAATACTGAAGTCCAAAGCCGTAGGTGAACCTCCATTGATGTACGGAATCGGAGCCTATTTTGCAATCAACAATGCCATTAAAGCCTTTAATTCACAATATCAAAGCCAATTCCATGCTCCAATGACACCAGAGAAAGTGTTAATGAGGTTGTATGGTGAATAA
- a CDS encoding TrkH family potassium uptake protein codes for MRIQNTTDNRSSSHLGKTIVRIIGLLLVISSLIMIPPALIGMIYGDGDVRPFFHGFLFLFTSGSLLLIIFRKSRSELKIRSGFIVVGLSWFILGVSGAIPLYLATSMELSLADSVFESVSALTTTGATIITQLDGLPHSILFYRQLMQWLGGMGIIVLAIAILPMLRIGGMQMFKAETPGPMKDQKLTPRIAETAKTLWYLYLGFTIMCALAYYMAGMNLFDAVGHSFSTLATGGMSTHDASIGYFNNSLIELISMIFMLVGGINFASHFTAWRSASMKVYLHDTEIKTYFGVIMFSLVFISIVLLITESHPTLYETIRHSAFNIVSTITTTGFGTEDISMLPLMVPFYFIILGTIGACAGSTSGGIKMIRVILIYKLSLRELYRLIHPHGKFIIKLDGKIVNYRVLDSVSAFFFQLIFLLMIFILLLLSFGEDLTTSVSATFSAMANLGPALGDAGSNYASLQDGSKWVLSLVMIFGRLEIFTIFLLFIPAYWES; via the coding sequence ATGAGAATCCAAAACACTACAGATAACCGGAGTTCATCTCACCTTGGAAAGACTATTGTTCGCATCATTGGTCTTTTGTTGGTTATTTCCAGTTTGATAATGATTCCGCCGGCACTCATTGGTATGATTTACGGTGATGGAGATGTGAGACCGTTTTTTCATGGTTTTCTATTTCTTTTCACCAGTGGTTCTTTATTACTCATCATCTTTCGCAAGTCACGTTCCGAATTAAAAATCCGCAGTGGGTTTATTGTTGTCGGCTTGTCCTGGTTTATTCTTGGTGTTAGTGGCGCTATTCCTCTGTATCTGGCAACCTCCATGGAGTTGTCCTTAGCTGACTCGGTTTTTGAGTCCGTTTCAGCGTTGACAACCACAGGAGCAACCATTATCACTCAACTGGATGGTTTGCCCCACTCTATTTTGTTTTATCGCCAATTGATGCAATGGCTCGGTGGTATGGGAATCATCGTTTTGGCAATCGCCATTCTGCCTATGTTACGAATCGGCGGAATGCAGATGTTCAAGGCAGAAACTCCCGGTCCGATGAAAGACCAGAAACTCACCCCCAGAATTGCCGAGACTGCCAAAACATTATGGTATCTATATCTTGGTTTCACGATTATGTGTGCTCTGGCCTATTATATGGCGGGAATGAATTTATTTGATGCTGTCGGTCACTCTTTCTCAACATTAGCTACAGGAGGAATGTCGACTCATGATGCTTCTATTGGGTATTTCAACAACTCATTGATCGAACTCATAAGTATGATATTCATGCTGGTGGGAGGAATTAACTTTGCTTCCCATTTCACAGCTTGGAGATCAGCATCTATGAAAGTTTACCTCCATGATACAGAAATAAAAACCTATTTTGGAGTCATAATGTTTTCCTTGGTTTTCATTTCTATAGTTTTGTTAATTACTGAATCTCATCCAACACTGTACGAAACGATAAGACACTCAGCATTTAACATCGTATCGACAATAACTACAACAGGATTTGGAACTGAGGATATAAGTATGCTACCGTTGATGGTGCCATTTTATTTTATTATTTTGGGAACAATAGGAGCATGTGCAGGATCGACTTCGGGCGGAATCAAAATGATTCGAGTCATTTTGATCTATAAATTAAGTTTGCGAGAGTTATATCGCCTGATCCACCCACATGGGAAGTTCATTATCAAACTTGACGGAAAAATTGTGAATTACCGAGTATTAGACTCTGTATCAGCATTCTTTTTCCAATTAATATTCTTACTTATGATTTTTATACTTCTTCTTTTATCCTTTGGAGAGGACTTAACTACATCTGTGTCAGCAACATTTTCAGCAATGGCTAATCTTGGACCTGCATTGGGAGATGCCGGTTCTAACTATGCGAGTTTACAAGATGGCAGCAAGTGGGTGTTGTCTTTAGTGATGATATTCGGACGTTTGGAGATATTTACTATCTTCCTGCTGTTTATTCCTGCTTATTGGGAAAGTTAG
- a CDS encoding glutaminyl-peptide cyclotransferase, with the protein MNHDSTCFTQGLIVQNNIVWESCGGYGQSRVINWNLQSGEVINETKINDKYFVEGLTELNGKLFMLTWKSQAAFEIDKETLKIIKSHKYFGQGWGLTTDGEYLIMSNGSNILQFINPETFKSVKGIEVKLGNTPVYSLNELEWIDGKIWANVFQTDYIVVIDPETGSVTQRFSLPNLLKEKNIEKPGVLNGIAHDIQTGKTWITGKNWPLIFEM; encoded by the coding sequence TTGAATCATGATAGCACTTGTTTTACTCAGGGTCTAATTGTTCAAAATAATATTGTTTGGGAGTCTTGTGGCGGTTACGGACAATCTCGGGTTATTAACTGGAATTTGCAAAGCGGAGAGGTTATTAATGAAACTAAGATAAATGATAAATATTTTGTTGAAGGGTTAACCGAACTTAATGGTAAATTATTCATGCTGACTTGGAAATCTCAAGCCGCATTTGAAATTGACAAAGAGACACTGAAAATAATTAAATCTCATAAGTATTTTGGTCAGGGCTGGGGCTTAACCACCGATGGCGAATATTTAATCATGTCCAATGGCTCAAATATTCTTCAATTTATCAATCCGGAAACTTTTAAATCCGTCAAAGGAATAGAAGTTAAACTTGGCAATACTCCGGTTTATTCACTGAACGAACTGGAATGGATAGACGGAAAGATTTGGGCAAATGTTTTTCAAACCGATTATATTGTTGTCATTGACCCTGAAACAGGTTCTGTTACACAAAGATTCTCGCTACCCAATTTATTAAAAGAAAAAAATATCGAAAAACCCGGCGTTCTTAACGGAATTGCTCACGACATCCAGACCGGTAAAACATGGATTACCGGTAAAAACTGGCCATTGATATTTGAAATGTAA
- the fdhF gene encoding formate dehydrogenase subunit alpha, whose protein sequence is MIAYLNDKSCQIIDGETVLQFAKRNLIQVPTLCDLPQLESFGSCRVCSVEVALSKDGTRKTMASCHTPVSEGMYIYTHSANINKLRKNIIELVLTDHPLECLTCEVNNNCELQSVAASVGITEVRYPQGDNHRHFQKDLSHPYMTSDLSKCINCYRCVRACDEIQGQFVLNMSGRGFDNRIIKSDDVSFMDSDCVSCGACAQACPTSAISDVFMSKSVQSTEKTRTICTYCGVGCNLEVATKDNQILGIQASTDAEVNQGHTCLKGRYAFGFYNHPERLQSPMIRKDNELIECSWDEAYDFIQEKLTNLISEFGKNSIAGISSARCTNEENYLMQKFMRTVVGNNNIDCCARVCHSPTALGMQNTFGTGAATNSIEDIKHTDCILVIGANPTESHPVTGAKLKQFAMKSGTTIVIDPRKTELASYATYHLAPRPGTNVAVLNMMFYYIIKNDLVNQNFVETRTEGFKEFKDSVMQLDIEELEKICGVDKNLVQKAAIAYASAANAMSFHGLGVTEHSQGTKAVMQIAELAMITGNIGRKGVGVNPLRGQNNVQGAADMGAQPHQGAGYLSAYDADIQQVYSQHYGVQTPIESGYKIPEMFDAAILGKLKSMWIIGEDVVQTDPNSQKVIKALKNLDLLIVQELFMTETCKLADVVLPASSFLEKNGTFTNGERRVQAVHQAVQPLAGTKPDGQIIIDIMNRMGMKQEDYHPDWILDEISKIVPFFAGISWDKLGKNGMQWPVDSSGKQSPLIHETEFKRGLGHFEFHDFHESNEIIQHQKEFPYILTTNRKLQHYNCGAMTRRTKNVELLTEDVILINPKDAQTKSINDGDLVCVSSARGKIDIKAQISDEVKPGILSTTFHFPEIMVNNITSDEHDADAKCPEYKVVAVDFRKSKGKHKQLAQSIS, encoded by the coding sequence ATGATTGCTTATCTGAATGATAAATCTTGCCAAATTATTGATGGTGAAACTGTTTTACAGTTTGCCAAACGAAATCTTATCCAAGTTCCAACATTATGCGACCTTCCTCAATTGGAATCCTTTGGTTCTTGTCGTGTTTGTAGTGTGGAAGTTGCTCTTTCCAAAGATGGAACTCGAAAAACTATGGCATCGTGTCACACGCCGGTTAGCGAAGGTATGTACATTTATACCCATAGCGCGAATATCAATAAACTGAGAAAGAATATTATCGAGTTGGTTCTCACCGATCATCCGTTGGAATGCCTAACCTGTGAAGTGAATAATAATTGCGAATTGCAATCCGTTGCAGCCAGTGTTGGCATCACCGAAGTCCGTTATCCACAAGGTGATAATCACCGGCATTTTCAAAAAGATTTATCGCATCCTTACATGACTTCAGATTTGTCCAAATGCATCAATTGTTATCGCTGCGTTCGTGCCTGTGATGAAATTCAGGGACAATTTGTCCTGAATATGTCCGGTCGTGGTTTTGATAATCGCATTATTAAAAGCGATGATGTGTCATTTATGGACTCCGATTGCGTGAGTTGTGGTGCTTGTGCTCAAGCTTGCCCAACCTCGGCAATATCCGATGTTTTTATGTCAAAATCAGTTCAATCGACTGAAAAAACACGAACTATCTGCACCTATTGCGGTGTTGGTTGCAATTTGGAAGTAGCTACAAAGGATAACCAAATTCTTGGCATCCAGGCATCAACCGATGCAGAAGTCAATCAAGGACACACCTGCCTCAAAGGACGTTATGCTTTCGGTTTTTATAATCATCCCGAGAGATTGCAATCTCCGATGATTCGTAAAGACAATGAGTTGATTGAATGCTCATGGGATGAGGCTTATGATTTCATTCAAGAAAAACTCACAAATTTGATTTCAGAATTTGGTAAAAACAGCATTGCCGGAATCAGTTCCGCTCGTTGCACCAATGAAGAAAACTACCTAATGCAAAAGTTCATGCGAACTGTAGTTGGTAACAACAACATTGATTGCTGTGCCAGAGTTTGCCATTCTCCCACTGCGCTTGGAATGCAAAACACATTTGGAACAGGCGCAGCGACCAACTCTATTGAAGATATCAAACACACCGATTGTATTTTAGTCATAGGAGCCAATCCAACAGAATCTCATCCAGTGACAGGTGCCAAACTCAAACAATTTGCGATGAAATCAGGCACAACGATTGTGATTGATCCCAGAAAGACCGAACTGGCTTCATACGCAACCTATCATCTCGCACCAAGACCGGGAACGAATGTTGCTGTTTTGAATATGATGTTTTATTACATCATTAAAAACGATTTAGTCAATCAGAACTTTGTAGAAACCCGCACCGAAGGATTTAAAGAGTTTAAAGATTCGGTCATGCAACTGGATATTGAGGAGCTGGAAAAAATTTGCGGGGTTGACAAAAACCTGGTTCAAAAAGCCGCGATTGCCTATGCTTCTGCTGCGAATGCTATGAGTTTTCACGGTTTGGGTGTCACCGAACATTCGCAAGGTACAAAAGCAGTGATGCAAATTGCAGAACTGGCAATGATCACTGGCAATATCGGTCGAAAAGGAGTTGGTGTTAATCCACTGCGTGGACAAAACAACGTGCAAGGAGCAGCCGATATGGGTGCTCAACCTCATCAGGGAGCCGGATATTTATCAGCGTATGATGCTGATATTCAGCAAGTTTATTCTCAACATTATGGCGTGCAAACACCCATTGAGAGCGGTTATAAAATTCCTGAAATGTTTGATGCCGCTATTTTGGGCAAATTAAAATCCATGTGGATTATTGGCGAAGATGTGGTTCAAACCGATCCCAATTCTCAAAAAGTCATCAAGGCATTGAAAAATTTGGACTTATTGATTGTTCAGGAACTATTCATGACCGAAACCTGCAAATTGGCGGATGTTGTTCTTCCGGCGAGTTCATTTCTCGAAAAGAACGGTACATTCACCAACGGCGAAAGACGGGTTCAGGCGGTTCATCAAGCGGTTCAACCATTGGCAGGAACGAAACCCGATGGGCAAATCATTATCGACATCATGAATCGTATGGGAATGAAGCAGGAAGATTATCATCCCGATTGGATATTGGATGAAATTTCAAAAATTGTGCCTTTCTTTGCCGGAATTTCGTGGGATAAACTTGGTAAAAACGGAATGCAATGGCCGGTTGATTCATCAGGTAAGCAAAGTCCTTTAATTCATGAAACTGAATTCAAACGAGGTTTAGGGCATTTTGAATTTCACGATTTTCATGAAAGCAATGAAATCATTCAACACCAAAAAGAATTTCCCTACATTCTCACCACCAATCGTAAATTGCAACATTACAATTGCGGAGCCATGACACGCAGAACCAAAAATGTAGAATTACTGACTGAGGATGTAATCCTTATCAATCCTAAAGATGCACAAACCAAATCAATTAATGATGGTGATTTGGTCTGTGTTTCTTCTGCTCGTGGGAAAATAGATATTAAAGCTCAAATTAGTGATGAAGTTAAGCCGGGAATTTTGAGCACGACTTTTCATTTCCCGGAAATTATGGTGAACAATATCACCTCAGATGAACATGATGCCGATGCCAAATGTCCTGAATATAAAGTGGTTGCTGTTGATTTTCGTAAATCCAAAGGAAAACATAAGCAATTGGCACAATCAATATCCTGA
- a CDS encoding CZB domain-containing protein, with the protein MQEIIQKLRKAKQSHKRWVSYASALIEGIPIEKDQVPINYTDCEFGSWYYGDGQALSGLREFKEIEDPHSQLHTLYMQIFALLFNEKKHSLFSKLVGKASKVDEQNKLEAKRKFKQLDLVSKTIVEKLDVLESKLKNMADDEIQKLA; encoded by the coding sequence TTGCAAGAAATTATTCAAAAACTAAGAAAAGCGAAGCAGTCCCACAAACGCTGGGTTAGCTATGCTTCAGCTTTAATTGAGGGTATCCCTATTGAAAAAGACCAAGTTCCAATCAATTATACCGACTGTGAATTTGGTTCTTGGTATTATGGTGATGGTCAGGCCTTATCCGGTTTGAGAGAGTTTAAAGAGATCGAGGATCCACACTCACAACTTCACACACTTTACATGCAAATTTTTGCTCTTTTGTTTAATGAGAAAAAACACTCTTTATTTAGCAAATTGGTTGGAAAGGCTTCAAAAGTTGATGAACAAAATAAATTAGAAGCCAAAAGAAAATTCAAACAACTTGATTTAGTATCGAAAACAATCGTTGAAAAACTTGATGTTTTGGAGTCAAAATTAAAAAACATGGCTGATGATGAAATTCAAAAACTAGCTTAA